ATCCACACGTTGAAAAGGCTTTATGCTGACTAGATGCTgagggaaactgaagcacagcaAATAGAACCAGGACataggagaggaggagaaaaagaagctcAGGAGGATGATGAGGGAGTTTAGGGTATAGCTGATGAGCTTGGACACAGGGGCAGGAGCACATGAAAGGGTCAGCAATGGGCCTGAGTCACATACAAAATGATCAATTGCATTAAGACCACAGAAAGGCTGTTGGGAGATGAGAATAACAGGTACCAGATACCAGAGAAAGCCACACACCCAACAGGAAATCACTAGGTTGAAACAACGTTGCACTGTCATAATTGTGGCATAATGCAGAGGATGACAGATGGCAAAGTACTGATCAAAGGCCATTGCTGAGAGAAAGAAGCACTCCGTGGAacccatggaaaagaaaaagtataattgAAGGAAGCAGCCAGTGAAAGAGATGGCTTTGGTCTCTGAGAGGAAGTTGATCAGTGTGTTTGGAACAGTGGAATTGACATACCAGATTTCCAGGAATGCAAAATTCCCCAGCAGGatgtacatgggtgtgtggagaTGCTGGTCCCAACACACAGCACTGATAATGGCTCCATTTCCCACGAGAGTCAGGAGGTAGACAATTGAGAAGAACATAAACAGGACAACCTGAATCTCCCTGTTGCAGGAAAAACCCAGAAGGATGAATTCCCTCACTGACTCAGAAGAAGATCTGGAGCCAGACATGTCCATTTAGGCTGTAAGCTGTGATGCAATGAGACATCACCATGAGACCAAATTCTAACAACTGAGCATAACAGACAAGGTCTTTCACGATCTGATCTTTATCTACTTATTTAAGCTCATGTCTTTCCTGTGCCCCTTTGAGTTCTAGGCCCaataagaaaggaagagtggCACTTCCACCAAATGACATGCTGCTCTCCCTTTCTGAGGtgtctgttccttcttccttctttccttctctcttcctctttttgccCATCTCTTCTGaagttcttcctttccctttttcctcctttttactttattattattattattattattattattattattattattattggtctGGGTAACTTGTACTTGCAATTTACACTATTAGTTTAGTTGCCTCCTTCATGAACTATTGCTAGACTCCTCCATCATGTAGTAATTGTTTTGCCATAGCATccaatatatgtatatgcaaattTCTACTATGCCCTATCATAACAAGTTGCTTTTCTATCTCTTAATCTGTAAGCTTCATGAGGCAGaggttgtatttttcatttctatattatCAATGCCTAGCACAGCACAGTCTCCTTCTTACGTGTGCCAACATATTTGCTGAATCAATATTAAACAAAGGACACATTATTTTGTAAAGCTAGAATGAATGAGAAGTGACATTCTGAAAGCTGTAGTAGTTTTCTGCACTGAATAATTTACCCTTTACACCTTGTATCATGGATATTTCTTTACATATCTTAATTTACCTACTCGACTATCAAGCTCTGAGAACAGAGACTGAGTGTTAATCATCTTTGATTCCTTTTCAGTATCTAACACATTATCTTTTAGGCAATATTTACTATGTGATtgcttgttaaatgaataaatcattatACCTTCAGTTGAATCTTCATTCAGTTTTCCATCTAGAAGCCTTAGTCATTTCACATATATAAGGAAAGGACCTTGTAGCAGGGAGGGAAGTGGTGGTGGCAGATGAGAGTAAGGGCATGTTGAAAAGAGGAGGGGGTAGACCAATATGGTATGTGATTAACCAAATGTACCTTTTTGTCTCAGATTGTCCCAATTTTAGCACTGAGGGTCTTGTGATTCAGGAAGCCCATTAGGCCCAGGGGAGCCATGATggatggttggtcaccctatATGAGATCCTGAAGTTGAGCCAGCCTACCTGAAAAATGTATATGCACTGGTTCCTTTGGATCCTACTGAGGTCTATTTGTTTCAGTTGTccacagagaagaaggaaagattgTTGGCATGGCCAATGAAACTGCTGAGAAGACACCTGGGGACCAGAACAAGGAGCTGCCTAAATTGC
This DNA window, taken from Ailuropoda melanoleuca isolate Jingjing chromosome 20, ASM200744v2, whole genome shotgun sequence, encodes the following:
- the LOC100468466 gene encoding LOW QUALITY PROTEIN: olfactory receptor 11H2-like (The sequence of the model RefSeq protein was modified relative to this genomic sequence to represent the inferred CDS: inserted 1 base in 1 codon), which produces MDMSGSRSSSESVREFILLGFSCNREIQVVLFMFFSIVYLLTLVGNGAIISAVCWDQHLHTPMYILLGNFAFLEIWYVNSTVPNTLINFLSETKAISFTGCFLQLYFFFSMGSTECFFLSAMAFDQYFAICHPLHYATIMTVQRCFNLVISCWVCGFLWYLVPVILISQQPFCGLNAIDHFVCDSGPLLTLSCAPAPVSKLISYTLNSLIILLSFFFXLLSYVLVLFAVLQFPSASSQHKAFSTCGSHLSVVLLFYRTIMVMHVSPGYSHSTLMPKIMTLFYAMVTPLFNPLIYSLRNKEMKNALWKV